GCAGGCCATCGTTGATGTTCTGCTGTGCAACCGTGTCGGCGGGCGAAGCCTTTGACGCCTCGGCGGACTCGGCAAGTGACCTGCTCATCGCCTGATGGTCCCTGAGCTGCGCGTCCGTCTCGCCCATGGCGAGCACCCTGCCGCTGCCGTCCGCCTGGTCGTACGCCGTCACCATCACGCCCGCACCGCCGCGCGCAACCGCATGACCCGACGTGCGAAGCTCCGCCCCCGTGCCGCGCTCGTTCAGGTCACGATCCGGGATATGGCCGAGGTTGAGCTGCGAACGGCCGGAGTGCTCCGTGCTGAGTTCGATCCCTTCCTGGTTGTCCCAGTCATCCATCCACAGCTTGTTGCCCGAGCGCGTGCGGATTTCGCTGCGCGACATGCGCCGCCGCGAACTGTTAATCAGGTCCTCGTTCACGGCATTCGGCATGAAAGCCAGGACGAACGGCTTGTTCGGGTTGCCCTCACGGAACGCCACCAGGGCTTCGTCACCATCCACCGGCGGCATGTTCAGACCTGACCGGTCCCTGCTGGCGAAGGGCTTCGCCATCCGCAGCGGCATGCTCTCCGCCCCACTCGGCCAGTTGCCGAAATCGCAGTGAAAGCGGGCGATGACTTCACCCTTTGCGCTCAGGTAAGGAAACCTGTATTTATCCGGCGATCTGATCGTTGCGCCGTGTGTGCCGTGGATGCGGGGCCACCGCGACTCGTCAACAGGCATACGGTACGGACGGCCCGCCGGAATCGCGTGAAATGTATTCCTGTAATTCTGGTTGCGCGCGCCACGATGCACCACCCTCCAGACGAACATCCCTTCCTTCGAGTCAGGCGCACCCGTTTCCTCGACCGCATAGGCGTCCAGCACGTCCGGCTGCACGATACAGCCAGGCCGCACTGCAGGCATCGTGGACTTCGCCTTGCAGGTGACCTGTTGCGAACGCGCCGCCTCGTGCCGCAAGGTCGCCTCACGCTTCGCCCCCTCGGCGTCTTCGTGATGGGTGCCCCACACCATGGGTGTACCCAGCGTGGTCCCGTCGTGCAGTCTGGCGCTGAATTCGTCGCGCGCGCGTGCCTCTTCGCGAAAGATCGTCGCGGCGTTCTCGGGGTTGTAGTCCGCAACGATGAACGATTCGGGAATGGCGCGTGTTTTGATTTTCAGCGAATAGACTGACTCGTCAAAAGTGAGCAGGCCCGACACAGGACGATGTGGAAGTCCGATCGCCGGACGCGTATAGCCGTCGATATCGTCGGCAATGACGAGCACTTCGCCGTGCTCATCCATCTCGGTAAACGAAAACAGGCCGTCCTGCTCCATCTGCAGCCGGCAGTACGCCCAGTCGCCCATGTTGTACTGGAAGTGGAACGAATGTCTGGGGTGCGGTCGTTGCAACCTGTATTCAATCCGCATCCAGAAGCGGCTGTCATGGCGATTGAGGATATCGCCAACGATCTCGGCAGACGACCTGTTCTGGTACGTTGCACAGTTGCTCGGCCCGTCCAGCATGGCAAGGCGCTGGCGGATCACGACGCGGTACGTGCAGCCGTCAGGCGAGCGCGACACCGAATGAAAGCGCGATACGAAGCCCCGGAACTCGCGAATCTGGGCGCCTTCCCCGGTCTGGAACCTGAAGTTCGCCCACTGACCCAGGATGTCCTTGCGCGACACCGGTCCCGCTGTCGAAACGAGCGCCCTGATCCTGTATGGCTCGCAGACTTCCTCACGTACTTCCCACTCAATAACCGACACCACGGGCATCGGTCGCGGCTTGTGCTCGTCCGCCGGCGCCCTGTCCTTTGGATAGCGCCGGATTATCTCCATGTGCGCCGACTGCCTGCCTGTTATCAACCCTGCTACACGATCAGATTCCGCCATGGACGTTCCGTTAGTTAATAGTCCCATCTATTCCGCGTAAAGCTGAAACCGTAATTCATCTGCCCGCAGGCCAGTTCCGTAATCTAGCCGACGGCAAAGGACAAAAATCGTCAGCGCGATCGCATTGACGAAATTTGACAGGTACAAGGCTGTGGTCCGGTCTGACTTGGGGAGAGTCTGCGAGCTTCACGCCGTTGACGGGCTGGACTTGCTGCCGCACTGTTTGCGCCAGATCAGAAAAGACAAAAAACCCGCACGAAGCGGGCAAAGGCAGTCGAGCGTCGTCCGCGGAAAGACGACGACGCCTGCTGGGAGCTGGCCCAGCTATCAACGACAAGTGACTTGCAAAAGAGCAGGGGAAACGGAGTCATCCGGAACGTTCACGCAGTTCGGTTGCCGGTGTCATGCGGTGCGGTGGCTGCGATGCGTGCGAGCACACGCCTTCAACCGGGTTCCCTTCAAAGAGCAGCCGCCAGGGTTTGCGCCTGCCCGCCCACACGGGCATCGCATTGGTGTACATGTGCAGCGATATGCCTGTCGAAATTTTTCCTGCATCGACGAGCGTGCGGACTGCCCCGCGGATATCGCCGGGCATCACGTCGCTTACACGCGTACCGCCTGCATTTGGCAGCAGGTGCAGATCGAACATCCGCCGCACGCCCCTGGCCCCGTCCGGAGTGTTGTCTACCATCGCCCAGGGATGTCACGTCTCAAACATGACCACTACGGTCAGTTGTGACTCAGCGTCCTGCCGCTCGCGTTCGGCCAGCTCCTGCTGCTGCCGGACAACCTGCGCCTTCTCGACCTTCAGCTTGTCCGCGACCAGCTTGCGCTGGCCTGCCGGATCGCCGGAACGCTGCACGCCCAGCTTCGTTTCATCAAGCTCCAGCCTGATCGTGGCGAGCCTCACACGCGGCCAGGCTCCAAGCGGCATTTCCCGAGCCGCGCCCTCGACGCGGTAGCGAAAGTGAATACGGACAACCGGAGACCGTATGCCAACAACCAAGTTGTTGAGTTCAAACGGAACAGATGTTTGCGGACCTTGTACAACGCGGGATCAATTTATCCACAGAAAATGTGGAGAGGGTTGTTGATAACAACGGGGCTACGCACCTAAGTGCTTGACGCAGATCGGTTTGTTGTTGGCGGTGCGGGTGAATGCAGGGATGATCGGCTACGCGGTTCGCGCGGATGGACGCATTGCGGAGGGCTGGCTTATCCACAGAAAATGTTCGCAAGCCTGTGGATAACATTCTGGCAAGCGCGCCAAGTACTTGATGTAGCTGGCTTCTCTCGCGCTGCATGTCGGCGTGACCGCTTACGCGGTCACGCCTTTTGCGCTAACAGGAAAGCGGCTTCGCCGCGGCTTACGCGGTCACGCCTTTTGCGCTAACAGGAAAGCGGCTTCGCCGCGGCTTACGCGGTCACGCCTTTTGCGCTAGCAGGAAAGCGGCTTCTCCGCTGCTTACGCGGTGACGCCTTTTGCGCTAGCAGGAAAGCGGCTTCTCCGCTGCT
This genomic stretch from Paraburkholderia caffeinilytica harbors:
- a CDS encoding type VI secretion system Vgr family protein; this translates as MAESDRVAGLITGRQSAHMEIIRRYPKDRAPADEHKPRPMPVVSVIEWEVREEVCEPYRIRALVSTAGPVSRKDILGQWANFRFQTGEGAQIREFRGFVSRFHSVSRSPDGCTYRVVIRQRLAMLDGPSNCATYQNRSSAEIVGDILNRHDSRFWMRIEYRLQRPHPRHSFHFQYNMGDWAYCRLQMEQDGLFSFTEMDEHGEVLVIADDIDGYTRPAIGLPHRPVSGLLTFDESVYSLKIKTRAIPESFIVADYNPENAATIFREEARARDEFSARLHDGTTLGTPMVWGTHHEDAEGAKREATLRHEAARSQQVTCKAKSTMPAVRPGCIVQPDVLDAYAVEETGAPDSKEGMFVWRVVHRGARNQNYRNTFHAIPAGRPYRMPVDESRWPRIHGTHGATIRSPDKYRFPYLSAKGEVIARFHCDFGNWPSGAESMPLRMAKPFASRDRSGLNMPPVDGDEALVAFREGNPNKPFVLAFMPNAVNEDLINSSRRRMSRSEIRTRSGNKLWMDDWDNQEGIELSTEHSGRSQLNLGHIPDRDLNERGTGAELRTSGHAVARGGAGVMVTAYDQADGSGRVLAMGETDAQLRDHQAMSRSLAESAEASKASPADTVAQQNINDGLHDLKKPGVLVTGPGPVGLVSGDGVHVAADGSIIGTAKKGIHFSTFRRFTATARDAMSFFSQKGMSLVTSAGDFVAQAQRGRMQLASQGDMTVETVSGVLHMKSPKEIVLNVGGTYLRMTPDGIEFGSRGGAVFRTGGLKKVGPAQMDLGGTAFAPTFVPFTTDCEVWRTNPDFIQEIAPAPAPMQWEGLVNTGTVAPVPSLSAGSMASADGVSSDGGSPWGAGVPPTGRNTLVEKGRGVLVVNDPDNAPSEGPAGNPDPIKLESPAPCDWQLSDFVASATMQRETPTYQKYGWTRTERLVKGGRPVMCAGIAPTTCQFIYDSSARTLTAKVVTALVPRLLVKMNPATREPLRDEQNNYVVVQYETFGNGANSGKSLAEQGLMLIERDPREVDASTYKNMIEKTLNQGNYKLILDGCSKAGACGCRIAVRFCADVHVVKEADARALNPNVTINLYPTTDRADAANWPEKEYKLDNSGAGRVPYVTQTKSHETGHLFNFPDEYWEQGGFVHSMYIKDGRDIDFDLADRNKTTGKFWVIEAENNLMGGGCLKPAATTSPYYLEYIRRWFSEHTNKLWRVGYNAPAVATKKTGASDGSSTVKTGVVHANK